A window of the Arachis duranensis cultivar V14167 chromosome 5, aradu.V14167.gnm2.J7QH, whole genome shotgun sequence genome harbors these coding sequences:
- the LOC107490916 gene encoding aspartyl protease family protein 2 — MGSACYLSFTLFFAFSFITCTNCIEYLKLPLVQKNNPLSLPAQLLSSDTHRLSTLFAALHGRRGSLKSPLVSGASTGSGQYFVDLRIGSPPQSLLLVADTGSDLVWVKCSACRNCSAHPPGSKFLVRHSRTFAPHHCYDSSCRLVPHPVQTQSQTRTCNQSKIHSPCLYSYSYVDGSTTSGLFSKETTTFNTSSGRVTKVKDFSFGCGFRVSGPSVTGASFNGAQGVLGLGRGTISFSSQLGRTFGNRFSYCLLDYTISPPPKSFLTIGASKRDAVSRKLFSYTPLVKNPLSPTFYYIAVEGLFVEGAKLPISPSVWTVDENGNGGTVVDSGTTLTFLAEPAYRQVLAAFRRRVRLPPVEGANLGFDLCVNVTGAGKVKLPKLSFSFSGKSVMSPPARNYFIEAAEGVKCVAIQAVKEGSGFSVIGNLMQQGYLFEFDRDRSRLGFTRHGCT, encoded by the coding sequence ATGGGGTCAGCTTGTTATCTTTCCTTCACTCTCTTCTTCGCATTCAGTTTCATAACTTGCACCAACTGTATTGAATACCTGAAGTTACCGTTAGTGCAAAAGAACAATCCACTCTCCTTGCCAGCTCAGCTTCTCTCCTCAGACACTCACCGCCTTTCAACCCTCTTCGCGGCCCTCCACGGTCGCCGCGGGTCTCTGAAGTCCCCACTCGTCTCCGGCGCCTCAACCGGGTCGGGTCAATACTTCGTGGATCTCCGAATCGGATCACCGCCGCAGAGCCTCCTCCTGGTGGCGGACACCGGCAGCGACCTAGTGTGGGTGAAATGCTCTGCCTGCAGGAACTGCTCCGCCCATCCACCCGGATCCAAATTTTTGGTCCGACATTCCAGAACCTTCGCCCCTCACCACTGCTACGACTCGTCGTGTCGACTCGTTCCACATCCGGTCCAAACTCAATCTCAAACCCGAACCTGCAACCAGTCCAAGATCCACTCCCCTTGTCTGTACTCCTACTCCTACGTCGACGGTTCCACCACAAGCGGCTTGTTCTCGAAGGAAACGACGACGTTTAACACAAGCTCGGGAAGAGTAACCAAAGTAAAAGACTTCTCCTTCGGTTGCGGGTTTCGCGTTTCTGGTCCCAGCGTTACAGGCGCGAGTTTCAACGGTGCCCAAGGTGTTCTGGGTTTAGGACGCGGAACGATATCGTTTAGCTCCCAACTCGGTAGAACATTCGGGAACAGATTCTCATACTGTCTTCTTGACTACACCATATCCCCGCCTCCAAAGAGTTTCTTAACCATTGGTGCTTCCAAAAGAGACGCCGTATCACGGAAACTGTTCAGTTATACGCCGTTAGTTAAAAACCCTCTTTCGCCCACGTTTTACTACATTGCCGTTGAGGGCTTGTTTGTTGAGGGGGCAAAATTACCGATTAGCCCTTCGGTTTGGACCGTTGACGAGAATGGGAACGGCGGCACTGTCGTGGACTCCGGCACGACGCTTACGTTCCTGGCGGAGCCAGCGTACCGGCAAGTTCTGGCAGCCTTCCGGCGGCGCGTGAGGTTGCCACCGGTGGAAGGAGCGAACCTAGGGTTTGATCTGTGTGTGAATGTCACTGGCGCAGGGAAGGTGAAGCTGCCGAAGCTGAGCTTTTCTTTCTCCGGGAAGTCGGTAATGTCGCCGCCGGCGAGAAACTATTTCATCGAGGCTGCGGAGGGAGTGAAGTGTGTGGCAATTCAAGCGGTGAAAGAGGGTTCAGGTTTTTCCGTGATTGGGAATCTGATGCAGCAAGGTTACTTGTTTGAGTTCGATAGGGACAGATCGCGGCTCGGGTTTACGCGTCATGGTTGCACT